In Zalophus californianus isolate mZalCal1 chromosome 4, mZalCal1.pri.v2, whole genome shotgun sequence, the following proteins share a genomic window:
- the LOC113926545 gene encoding late cornified envelope protein 1A, giving the protein MSCQQNQQQCQPPPKCPAPKCPPKCPPKCPPVSSCCSVSSGGCCSSGGGGCCLSHHRRHRSHRHRHQSSGCCSQPSGGSSCCGGGSGQSSGGCC; this is encoded by the coding sequence ATGTCCTGCCAGCAGAACCAGCAGCAGTGCCAGCCCCCTCCCAAGTGTCCTGCGCCCAAGTGCCCCCCAAAGTGCCCCCCCAAGTGCCCCCCAGTCTCTTCCTGCTGTAGCGTCAGCTCTGGGGGCTGCTGCAGCTCTGGGGGTGGCGGCTGCTGCCTGAGCCACCACAGGCGACACAGGTCCCACCGTCACAGACACCAGAGCTCTGGCTGCTGCAGCCAGCCCTCGGGGGGCTCCAGCTGCTGTGGAGGGGGCAGCGGTCAGTCGTCTGGAGGCTGCTGCTGA